The Papaver somniferum cultivar HN1 chromosome 3, ASM357369v1, whole genome shotgun sequence genome includes a region encoding these proteins:
- the LOC113355800 gene encoding SPX domain-containing protein 2-like, whose protein sequence is MKFGKSLSNQIEETLPEWRDKFLSYKDLKKRLKSIDPKCNGTAETRSSKRPKFSDNGENNNGGEIVVVNNNKDIMKGISREEIDFIRLLEDELEKFNWFFVDKEEEYIIRLKELQDRVAKAKESNDELIKARKEIVDFHGEMVLLENYSALNYTGLVKILKKYDKRTGALIRLPFIQRVLQQPFYTTDLLYKLIKQCEIILDHLFPINIVPSIPTSEIADTNTDCTTAPTPATTVVPTPTEKEGSLLRGPKELAEIEYMQSLYMKSTMSALRVLKEIRSGSSTKSVFSLPPMQPCPLEETWNKVPVLEQTAK, encoded by the exons ATGAAGTTCGGGAAAAGTCTGAGTAATCAGATCGAAGAAACATTACCAGAATGGAGAGATAAGTTTTTGTCATACAAAGATTTGAAGAAAAGGTTGAAATCTATTGATCCTAAATGTAATGGAACTGCTGAAACCAGGTCTTCTAAAAGACCTAAGTTTTCTGATAATGGTGAAAATAATAATGGTGGTGAGATTGTTGttgttaataataataaagatATTATGAAGGGAATTAGCCGAGAAGAAATTGATTTCATTAGGTTATTAGAAGATGAACTTGAGAAATTCAATTGGTTTTTtgttgataaagaagaagaatacatCATCAGATTAAAG GAGTTGCAAGACAGAGTTGCAAAAGCAAAGGAATCTAATGATGAATTGATTAAAGCAAGAAAAGAGATTGTTGATTTTCATGGAGAAATGGTTTTGCTTGAAAACTATAGTGCCCTCAACTATACTG GCTTGGTGAAGATACTGAAAAAGTATGATAAGCGTACAGGGGCTCTCATTCGTTTGCCCTTCATCCAGAGGGTTTTGCAGCAGCCATTCTATACCACAGACCTACTTTACAAATTGATAAAGCAGTGCGAAATAATACTTGATCACCTCTTTCCCATCAACATCGTGCCCTCAATTCCAACATCTGAAATCGCTGATACTAATACAGATTGCACCACTGCTCCTACTCCTGCCACAACTGTTGTTCCCACCCCCACAGAGAAAGAAGGTTCATTGCTCAGAGGACCAAAGGAACTAGCAGAGATTGAGTACATGCAAAGTTTGTATATGAAGAGCACTATGTCAGCATTGAGGGTCTTGAAGGAAATAAGAAGCGGAAGCTCAACCAAGAGCGTATTTTCATTGCCACCAATGCAACCTTGTCCGCTGGAAGAAACTTGGAACAAAGTACCTGTTCTTGAACAAACAGCAAAGTAG
- the LOC113359271 gene encoding uncharacterized protein LOC113359271 — MYKIDGVEVDEHEDWMDAPMIFDADDLEEYMEDHNDPLVLTLPVAGCNIMKILIDGGSSVNVLFYDTFKRMELNDEQLMSSYFTIYGFNGAPTKPLGDIELGVKTGPMKVNTQFSVVDAPSPYNDIIGQKWVHKLKGVAATYHQYLRFPTLEGVMEIKGDKVTAR; from the coding sequence ATGTACAAGATCGATGGAGTAGAAGTTGATGAACACGAGGATTGGATGGACGCGCCAATGATATTCGACGCAGATGATCTCGAAGAATATATGGAGGATCACAACGATCCCTTGGTTCTCACATTACCAGTGGCAGGATGCAATATCATGAAGATTTTGattgacgggggaagctcagtcaACGTTTTATTTTATGATACGTTCAAGCGAATGGAGTTaaatgatgaacaattgatgtcttCTTACttcaccatctacggattcaatggtgcCCCAACAAAGCCCTTAGGGGACATTGAGTTAGGAGTAAAGACCGGACCGATGAAGGTCAACACACAATTCAGCGTCGTAGACGCCCCATCTCCCTATAACGATATCATCGGCCAAAAATGGGTGCACAAACTCAAAGGAGTAGCGGCAACGTATCACCAATACCTTAGATTTCCAACACTTGAAGGGGTAATGGAGATTAAGGGCGACAAGGTCACCGCACGATAA